One Rosa chinensis cultivar Old Blush chromosome 5, RchiOBHm-V2, whole genome shotgun sequence genomic region harbors:
- the LOC112165647 gene encoding FBD-associated F-box protein At4g10400: MTMQMGSKSNSKPGQDRISGLPDEILCHILSFTSTVDAVKASVLSRRWENMWLRVPTLYLSDDDFRSDEREFDPERFVAFVDRALFLRGSSSIHRISIRCSDTENYPHLDEWICTAIRGNVVELELDLHESDFQYEPLELPRSLFMSRSLVVLKLTLEENYVAIPPSSDCFPCLKLLDVSVFYPDPATMESLFTCGPVLEHLIIEGYLGEDQYLNFNIFAPKLKRLELRFDPCDEVDSVSNILFNVNAPKLERLDLNENFLASYCLSENALSEANISFSDLHSDIQFITGSVDHIQRLFEGIVNVKHLSLQAPFLGDPDTESRCNLPKLNNLKHLELQLENCCSWQLLTRLLTISPNLEYLVLEINIQCCEYPNEDGWSPPKLVPICLVSCLKNLFIRGFKGKPDDIEVAKYLLKHGEVLNNVTIYSYDVPAEDMLKVSQEIKGSNTCQVEFPKIDM, translated from the exons ATGACTATGCAAATGGGTTCGAAGTCCAACTCGAAGCCCGGTCAAGATAGGATCAGTGGCTTACCCGATGAGATTCTTTGCCACATTCTTTCCTTCACTTCCACAGTTGATGCTGTGAAGGCCAGCGTTTTGTCTCGTAGATGGGAGAATATGTGGCTGCGTGTTCCCACTTTGTACTTAAGTGATGATGACTTTCGCAGTGATGAAAGAGAATTCGACCCAGAGCGTTTTGTGGCCTTTGTGGACCGTGCACTTTTCCTCCGTGGCTCCTCAAGCATTCATAGAATCTCTATTAGATGTAGTGATACGGAGAATTATCCTCATCTTGATGAGTGGATTTGCACTGCAATTAGGGGTAATGTTGTCGAACTTGAACTTGATCTTCATGAGTCTGATTTTCAATATGAGCCTCTTGAGTTGCCTAGAAGCCTTTTCATGTCCAGGAGTTTGGTGGTTTTGAAGCTGACGCTGGAAGAGAATTATGTTGCAATTCCTCCCAGCTCAGATTGTTTTCCATGTCTCAAGCTTCTTGATGTTTCAGTCTTTTATCCTGATCCTGCCACAATGGAGAGTCTCTTTACTTGTGGTCCTGTACTTGAACACTTGATCATAGAGGGATATCTTGGTGAGGAccaatatttgaatttcaacatCTTTGCACCTAAACTAAAAAGACTGGAACTGAGATTTGATCCATGTGATGAAGTTGATTCTGTGTCCAACATTTTGTTTAATGTCAACGCTCCTAAGCTTGAAAGGTTAGATCTGAATGAGAACTTTTTGGCGAGCTATTGTCTGAGTGAAAATGCCCTAAGTGAAGCCAACATTAGTTTCAGTGACCTGCATTCGGACATTCAATTCATCACTGGTTCTGTTGACCATATACAAAGGCTTTTTGAAGGGATTGTCAATGTCAAACATCTGTCACTTCAAGCTCCATTTTTAGGG GATCCGGACACTGAAAGTCGTTGTAATCTGCCTAAACTAAATAATTTGAAGCATTTGGAGCTACAACTGGAAAACTGCTGCTCTTGGCAATTACTGACCAGATTGCTCACTATATCGCCAAATCTGGAATATCTTGTACTGGAAATT AACATACAATGTTGTGAGTATCCTAACGAGGATGGCTGGTCTCCACCAAAGCTTGTGCCTATTTGTTTGGTCTCATGCCTTAAAAATCTGTTCATACGCGGATTCAAGGGAAAGCCAGATGATATAGAAGTTGCAAAGTACTTGTTGAAGCATGGTGAAGTCTTGAATAATGTAACAATTTATTCTTATGATGTCCCTGCAGAAGACATGTTGAAGGTATCCCAAGAAATAAAGGGTTCAAACACTTGTCAAGTCGAATTTCCAAAGATTGATATGTAG